The genomic stretch TCTTGCTCTGCGGGATATTCAAAAGGGAGAGAGGCTGCATGCTTACGGCGTGTCGATTGAAGTAAAGGATGATATAAAAAGAGGCCATAAGATTGCATTGCAGTCTATCAAAGAAAACGACAGCATCGTCAAGTACGGGTTTCCAATCGGTCATGCATCACAAGATATCTCGATCGGAGAGCATATTCATGTCCATAATACGAAAACAAACCTGTCTGATATCCAATTATACAGCTATACACCGAGATTTGATGAAAATCCGTATTCTAATGAGAACCGGACGTTTAAAGGTTTTAGAAGAGAAAACGGAGATGCGGGTGTACGGAATGAATTGTGGATTGTCCCAACTGTCGGCTGTGTCAATGGAATAGCAGAAAAAATGCTGCAGCGTTTTGTCAGAGAAACAGGGGATATCGCTCCATTTGATAACGTACTGGTGTTAAAGCATCAATACGGATGCTCGCAGCTTGGCGACGATCATGAAAATACGAAGCAGATCCTGCTGAATGCCATTCGCCATCCAAATGCCGGCGGCGTCTTGGTGTTAGGGCTTGGCTGTGAAAACAATGAGCTGGCAAGAATGAAGGAAGCACTGCAAGATGTGAACTTGAAGCGGGTGAAGTTTCTGGAATCCCAGTCGGTGACCGACGAAATGGAGGCAGGCGTTGCTTTGCTGAAGGAAATTCATGAAGCGGCCAAAGGAGATAAGAGAGAAGACATTCCGCTGTCTGAACTGAAGATCGGGCTGAAATGCGGAGGTTCGGACGGTTTTTCCGGCATAACCGCAAACCCGCTGCTTGGACGTTTTTCAGATTATCTCATTGCACAGGGAGGGAGTACTGTGCTGACGGAAGTACCGGAAATGTTCGGCGCAGAAACCATCCTGATGCAGCGGGCTGCCAATGAAGAAGTGTTTCATAAGATAGTCGATTTAATCAATGATTTCAAACAATACTTTATTAAACATGATCAGCCGGTGTACGAAAATCCTTCACCGGGCAACAAAGCGGGCGGCATTTCTACACTTGAGGATAAATCGCTGGGCTGTACGCAAAAAGCGGGGATTTCTCCTGTCACGGATGTCTTGAAATACGGTGAAGTACTCAAGACAAAAGGGCTGACTCTTTTGAGCGCACCGGGCAATGATTTGATCGCCTCCTCCGCATTGGCGGCTGCCGGCTGCCAAATTGTCCTCTTTACAACGGGAAGAGGCACGCCGTTTGGCACCTTTGTCCCGACGGTGAAAGTAGCGACAAACACCGAGCTGTATGAGGCGAAGCCGCATTGGATTGATTTTAACGCAGGCCTTTTAGCAGAGGATGATGTTCATGAGGAATATGTGCTGCGTGAGTTTATCCACTATATGATTGAGGTGGCAAGCGGCCAGCTTGTGAACCATGAAAAAAATGATTTCAAAGAACTCGCCATTTTTAAATCGGGTGTGACGTTATAATAAGAAAAGGCTATCCTTCAAGCGGATAGCCTTCTTCATTAAATCAATTTTAAACCGCTGACTAAAATAATGGAAGCCATAATAAATTGCAGTGGACGCGGGGAGAATCGAGGCGAAAGATGGCTCCCGATCAGTACGCCGGGAATTGAACCGAGGAGCAGATTAGCTGCCAGCATGTAATCCACGCTTCCGAAGCTTGCGTTCAAAATGCCTGCTGCCGTAACAAGAAGAAAAGCATGCGCGATATCGGTTCCGACAATCTGTGACGCTTTCATGTTAAATAAGTAAATCATGGCGATTGCAAATAATGAGCCGGACCCGATTGATGTTAATCCGACGATAAACCCAAACACAACACCAATAAGAATTGTCAGCGCCCTCTTATTTTCAAGCGGCATCAGCTGCCAGCGGTTGGGGCGAAGTTTTCTATCCAAAAACAAACGAACGATGATTGAAATGGCAACCAGCGTTAACACATATCCTAGAGCGTGCTTAATAATTTCTTCCTGATGCTGGTGAAAGGCGGGGAACAAATGCAATATGCCAATGGCTAGCGAAGCACTCGGAATACTGCCGATGGCTAAGTATTTTACCAATTTAAAGTTAATCGTTTTCTGCCGCCAATGGGAGGCAACGCCAAACAGCTTTGTGATCGAGTTATATACAAGATCCGTACCGACCGCGATGGAAGGATTAATTCCAAGCACAATTAAAAGGGGAGTTAATAAGGCCGCTCCACCCACTCCCGTCAATCCGACTAAGGCTCCGACAAACAAACCCATCAATATGATGCTTACACTCATGATAAAGGCCTCCTGAAAACCCGACTATTTTTATCAGATTATATATGATTAGGACGCGTTAATCAATTAAATTTTTTGAATTTTTGCACGTTAGTTGCTTGAAATTTTGGTATGCTCAATATCTCTATTCATTTGCCCTATAATGAGTGTCTGGACGAAATCGAGAAGTACTAAAGGCGCAAAAAAAAGATACCTCTTAACAGGTATCTTTTTTCTTGTTTACGCTACATGCGCTGCTGATAGAAAGGAAGCTCAGTGTGGCCCATTTCCCGCACATACACGAACAGGTTGCCTTTATGGTGAATTTCATGCTCCATTGCAAGCTGAAGCAGCGCGCGGCCTGTGACTTTTCTGCCGAAAGCGGATGTCAGATCAATTTCTCTGTCCAGCTGCTCTTCAGTCAGCTGTTCAAGGATAGCGACCGTTTTTTCTGTATATGTTTTTGCCAGAACATTGAGATCTGTTTCTGTTTCTTCCTGCTTGTTTTGAAATGGTGAGGCATTGCCTTCCTTAATGACATTTGCGAACAAGTGGAAAGACGTAAGAATGTGTTTGACCAGCTCTTCTGCTGACATTGATGTTTCTGCCGGTTTGTAGCTGTAATGGTCTTTGCTGATTTTTTCGGCAAGCTCATTGGTCACGTTTCGATGGGATAAAAAATGGCTGACAATTTGATTGGATTGGCACATTATGATCTCCTCCATATGTAAAAATAAATGGTGCAATGAAATCCTATATCAACGGTTATGAATTCACAAGTAATATGCTGTGGGATGAAACAAAATGCTATGTCAATCGTATATATAACGTTCACAAAACATGAAATGGAGTATAAACATGACTAACATACCTTTCATTTATCAGTACGAAGAAAAAGAGAATGAAAGAGCTGCGGCGGGCTACGGCACTTTCGGTTACCTTATCACACGGATTGAAGAAACGCTTTATGATCAATACGGTGTATTCTATGAGCTCTATGCCAGTGATGATCCAAATACGGAATACTGGGAGCTTCTTGTAGAAGATGTCCGCAGCGGTTCATTGGAGCCTGAGCATGTGGCATATATATTTGAAAAGCTTGAAAAGAAAACCTTTGCTTACGATGAAGATGAGAAAGAACCGGATTATACCGTCCATAAGTCTATAAGAAACAGTGTATACGCGTATCCTGAAAAGGGAGTTGCTTTTGCCAGAATTCCATATTTTCAAGATGGGAGCATTATGAGTTTTGATTGTCTGTTTGCGGTTAACGATGAAAAGATGCGTGCATTTCTGGAGGGAGTCAGACCGCGTCTTTGGGAAAAAAGCAAGCGGAAAGTGACCGTGTTTACGGATGGAGATGGAGGGACTTCAAGAGAGCAGGAAGCCATTGTCAGAGAGGTTCAGCGGAGTCAAGTCATCATGAATCCGCTATTGAAAAAAGAGATATACAGATCAATTGATCAGTTTTTTCATAGTGATAAATCGTTTTATCAAACATATGACATCCCTTACAAGCGCGGCATTCTGTTATATGGACCTCCTGGAAACGGAAAGACGACGTTAGTGAAGTCGATCGCAGGCAGTATCGATGCACCTGTTGCTTATTGGCAAATTACTGAATTTACGTCGAGCGAGACAATAGAAGAAGTCTTTCAGGCAGCGAGACGCCTCGCTCCTGCAGTTCTGGTCATCGAGGATATAGATTCGATGCCGGAAGATGTGCGGTCCTTTTTTCTCAATACGCTGGACGGCGCGACATCAAAAGAGGGGCTATTTCTCATCGGTACGACAAACTATCCCGAAGAGATCGATCCAGGTTTGATGAATCGTGCAGGACGATTTGACCGTGCCTATGAAATCGGGCTTCCGGATGAAGAGCTGCGGCTGGAATATATGAAAATGAGAGGCTTTGGCATCTTTTTGAGTGAAGGAGAAATAAAAAACGCCGCAAAACTTACAGAAGGCTTTTCCTTTGCACAGCTGGGAGAATTATATGTATCTTCAGCCCTTCAATGGCACCAAGAAGGGAATCACCATATTGAAACCATGGTGAAAGACATGACAGGAGAGCAAAGAAAAAGCCAGCGGGGAAGCTGGATGGAAAGAAACAAAGTCGGTTTTCACTAAAAGAAAGCACGGGTGTTTGAAAAACCCGTGCTTTTTTGTTGCGGTTAGCCGAAATTCGACAATTGCGGTTATTTTGCGTTCTTCTTTTTCTTGTAAATATGATAAAATATGACATATCTCGGGTAATTCAAAAGGGGGGATTAATTGAGGATGAAGCAGACGATTCCGTCCTCTTATGTCGGGCTTAAAATTAATGAATGGTATACTCATATCCGGCAGTTCCACGTCGCTGAAGCCGAACGGGTCAAGCTCGAAGTAGAAAGAGAAATTGAGGATATGGAAGAAGACCAAGATTTGCTGCTGTATTATTCTTTAATGGAGTTCAGGCACCGTGTCATGCTGGATTACATTAAGCCTTTTGGAGAGGACACGTCGCAGCTAGAGTTTTCAGAATTGTTAGAAGACATCGAAGGGAATCAGTACAAGCTGACAGGGCTTCTCGAATATTACTTTAATTTTTTTCGAGGAATGTATGAATTTAAGCAGAAGATGTTTGTCAGTGCCATGATGTATTATAAACGGGCAGAAAAGAATCTTGCCCTCGTCTCGGATGATATTGAGAAAGCAGAGTTTGCTTTTAAAATGGCTGAGATTTTTTACAATTTAAAACAAACCTATGTTTCGATGAGCTACGCCGTTCAGGCATTAGAAACATACCAAATGTATGAAACGTACACCGTCCGCAGAATCCAATGTGAATTCGTTATTGCAGGTAATTATGATGATATGCAGTATCCAGAAAGAGCATTGCCCCACTTAGAACTGGCTTTAGATCTTGCAAAGAAAGAAGGCAATCCCCGCCTGATCAGTTCTGCCCTATATAATCTCGGAAACTGCTATGAGAAAATGGGTGAACTGCAAAAGGCAGCCGAATACTTTGGGAAATCTGTTTCTATTTGCAAGTCGGAAAAGTTCGATAATCTTCCGCATTCTATCTACTCTTTAACACAAGTTCTGTATAAACAAAAAAATGACGCCGAAGCGCAAAAAAAGTATCGTGAAGGATTGGAAATCGCCCGTCAATACAGTGATGAATTATTTGTGGAGCTTTTTCAATTTTTACATGCGTTATACGGAAAAAACATTGACACAGAATCAGTCTCACACACCTTTCAATTTCTTGAAGAACATATGCTGTATCCTTATATTGAAGAGCTGGCGCATGATGCTGCCCAATTCTATATAGAAAACGGACAGCCCGAAAAAGCACTTTCATTTTATGAGAAAATGGTGCACGCACAAAAACAAATCCAGAGAGGAGATTGTTTATATGAAATCTAAATGGATGTCAGGTTTGTTGCTCGTTGCGGTCGGGTTCAGCTTTACTCAGGTGATGGTTCATGCAGGTGAAACAGCAAACACAGAAGGGAAAACATTTCATATTGCGGCACGCAATCAAACATGATGCATAAAAAAAGACCCTTAGGGCTTTTTATTTCTTCAGCTTCCATTCTTTTATCGTCAGCTCAGAAGATCCACTTGCCACCAGCGGATCCGCATGGCCGATTTCCGCTGCCTCTTCCAGTGAATCTGCTTCGATGACATACGCTCCGCCTGTGGCGTCGCTGAATGGCCCAAACATTTTTAAACGTTTTTCTGCCTGTAAACGATCCAGAAATTCATAGTGCCCAGCCACATGCTCCTGATTAAATTTCTCCGTTCTCATTGTCAGCATTAAATATGTATACATATTCAGACCCTCCGTGAACTTCAGTTTAACACATTTATCCATATTACGGTGATAGATGATATGAGCTTTTCGTCCTACGAATGCCACCTATTTATGAAAAAAGAAAAGGAGAGATGATAGGTGAGCATTCCAGTAAAGAAAAATTTGGTTTCTGAGGCGAAATACGCGTTGAAGTGTCCTAATGCAATGTCCGCTGAATACATTACCATTCACAACACGGCAAACGATGCATCAGCGGCCAATGAAATCAGCTATATGATCGGGAACACAAGCTCGACAAGCTTTCATTTTGCGGTCGATGATCAAGAGGTGATTCAAGGTCTGCCGCTTAACCGAAACGCTTGGCACACTGGTGACGGCACAAACGGTCCGGGAAACCGCAAATCAATCGGTGTTGAGATTTGCTACAGCAAATCGGGAGGCCCGAAGTATGA from Bacillus subtilis subsp. subtilis str. 168 encodes the following:
- the uxaA gene encoding altronate dehydratase (Evidence 2a: Function from experimental evidences in other organisms; PubMedId: 9579062, 9882655; Product type e: enzyme); the protein is MKSFIKIHKQDNVLLALRDIQKGERLHAYGVSIEVKDDIKRGHKIALQSIKENDSIVKYGFPIGHASQDISIGEHIHVHNTKTNLSDIQLYSYTPRFDENPYSNENRTFKGFRRENGDAGVRNELWIVPTVGCVNGIAEKMLQRFVRETGDIAPFDNVLVLKHQYGCSQLGDDHENTKQILLNAIRHPNAGGVLVLGLGCENNELARMKEALQDVNLKRVKFLESQSVTDEMEAGVALLKEIHEAAKGDKREDIPLSELKIGLKCGGSDGFSGITANPLLGRFSDYLIAQGGSTVLTEVPEMFGAETILMQRAANEEVFHKIVDLINDFKQYFIKHDQPVYENPSPGNKAGGISTLEDKSLGCTQKAGISPVTDVLKYGEVLKTKGLTLLSAPGNDLIASSALAAAGCQIVLFTTGRGTPFGTFVPTVKVATNTELYEAKPHWIDFNAGLLAEDDVHEEYVLREFIHYMIEVASGQLVNHEKNDFKELAIFKSGVTL
- the yjnA gene encoding putative permease (Evidence 3: Putative function from multiple computational evidences; PubMedId: 15849754, 16850406, 16885442; Product type t: transporter), whose translation is MSVSIILMGLFVGALVGLTGVGGAALLTPLLIVLGINPSIAVGTDLVYNSITKLFGVASHWRQKTINFKLVKYLAIGSIPSASLAIGILHLFPAFHQHQEEIIKHALGYVLTLVAISIIVRLFLDRKLRPNRWQLMPLENKRALTILIGVVFGFIVGLTSIGSGSLFAIAMIYLFNMKASQIVGTDIAHAFLLVTAAGILNASFGSVDYMLAANLLLGSIPGVLIGSHLSPRFSPRPLQFIMASIILVSGLKLI
- the yjoA gene encoding putative DNA-binding protein (Evidence 3: Putative function from multiple computational evidences; PubMedId: 20497499; Product type f: factor); protein product: MCQSNQIVSHFLSHRNVTNELAEKISKDHYSYKPAETSMSAEELVKHILTSFHLFANVIKEGNASPFQNKQEETETDLNVLAKTYTEKTVAILEQLTEEQLDREIDLTSAFGRKVTGRALLQLAMEHEIHHKGNLFVYVREMGHTELPFYQQRM
- the yjoB gene encoding informational ATPase possibly involved in protein degradation (Evidence 1a: Function from experimental evidences in the studied strain; PubMedId: 14757246; Product type e: enzyme), encoding MTNIPFIYQYEEKENERAAAGYGTFGYLITRIEETLYDQYGVFYELYASDDPNTEYWELLVEDVRSGSLEPEHVAYIFEKLEKKTFAYDEDEKEPDYTVHKSIRNSVYAYPEKGVAFARIPYFQDGSIMSFDCLFAVNDEKMRAFLEGVRPRLWEKSKRKVTVFTDGDGGTSREQEAIVREVQRSQVIMNPLLKKEIYRSIDQFFHSDKSFYQTYDIPYKRGILLYGPPGNGKTTLVKSIAGSIDAPVAYWQITEFTSSETIEEVFQAARRLAPAVLVIEDIDSMPEDVRSFFLNTLDGATSKEGLFLIGTTNYPEEIDPGLMNRAGRFDRAYEIGLPDEELRLEYMKMRGFGIFLSEGEIKNAAKLTEGFSFAQLGELYVSSALQWHQEGNHHIETMVKDMTGEQRKSQRGSWMERNKVGFH
- the rapA gene encoding response regulator aspartate phosphatase (Evidence 1a: Function from experimental evidences in the studied strain; PubMedId: 11587784, 15805512, 15916600, 22267516, 22720735; Product type e: enzyme), whose product is MRMKQTIPSSYVGLKINEWYTHIRQFHVAEAERVKLEVEREIEDMEEDQDLLLYYSLMEFRHRVMLDYIKPFGEDTSQLEFSELLEDIEGNQYKLTGLLEYYFNFFRGMYEFKQKMFVSAMMYYKRAEKNLALVSDDIEKAEFAFKMAEIFYNLKQTYVSMSYAVQALETYQMYETYTVRRIQCEFVIAGNYDDMQYPERALPHLELALDLAKKEGNPRLISSALYNLGNCYEKMGELQKAAEYFGKSVSICKSEKFDNLPHSIYSLTQVLYKQKNDAEAQKKYREGLEIARQYSDELFVELFQFLHALYGKNIDTESVSHTFQFLEEHMLYPYIEELAHDAAQFYIENGQPEKALSFYEKMVHAQKQIQRGDCLYEI
- the phrA gene encoding secreted inhibitor of the activity of phosphatase RapA (quorum sensing) (Evidence 1a: Function from experimental evidences in the studied strain; PubMedId: 1378051, 10629174, 11587784, 16816200, 17666034, 19380751, 20238180, 22267516; Product type f: factor) — protein: MKSKWMSGLLLVAVGFSFTQVMVHAGETANTEGKTFHIAARNQT
- the yjpA gene encoding putative enzyme (Evidence 3: Putative function from multiple computational evidences; PubMedId: 15779043; Product type e: enzyme) yields the protein MYTYLMLTMRTEKFNQEHVAGHYEFLDRLQAEKRLKMFGPFSDATGGAYVIEADSLEEAAEIGHADPLVASGSSELTIKEWKLKK